One part of the Microtus ochrogaster isolate Prairie Vole_2 chromosome 16, MicOch1.0, whole genome shotgun sequence genome encodes these proteins:
- the LOC101994573 gene encoding putative vomeronasal receptor-like protein 4, with the protein MKWNNIIHTIIFLSLAVPGIVGNILMFVRLVYTSTLGTEKKPVGIILIHLAFSNIIIICTTGIRDIATVFYFRNFLGDIGCKAVVYLARMARGLSICTTCLLSVVQAVTISPRTTLWTKLKPQTSWQVFQFLLLFWVVNVLISSNLLCYVKSGNSLNRSVPGMFIGHCYMLPSRHVIKWLFLSLMALRDVIFQSLMGWNSGSMALRLYEHHKRVLYLHSSRCAHNSPPEIRATWSVLILMTCFLFFYWSDFILSFYTGFTVTHDSISLNVKTFLELGYAGFSPYVLISRYIHACNVLHTH; encoded by the coding sequence ATGAAGTGGAATAACATTATCCACACAAtaatcttcctttctcttgctgtACCTGGAATTGTGGGGAATATCCTAATGTTTGTGAGACTTGTGTACACTTCAACCTTGGGGACTGAGAAAAAGCCTGTGGGCATTATTCTTATCCACTTGGCATTTTCTAATATCATCATTATTTGTACTACAGGGATCAGAGATATAGCCACGgtgttttatttcagaaacttCCTCGGAGATATTGGCTGTAAAGCTGTGGTGTATCTGGCAAGGATGGCACGGGGTTTATCCATCTGTACCACCTGTCTCCTCAGTGTGGTCCAGGCTGTCACCATCAGTCCCAGGACCACCCTTTGGACAAAGCTAAAACCACAGACCTCATGGCAAGTTTTtcaatttctccttctcttctgggTGGTTAATGTTCTCATAAGCTCCAACTTACTCTGCTATGTCAAATCAGGGAACAGTTTGAACAGGTCTGTACCTGGAATGTTCATTGGCCATTGCTATATGCTGCCTTCAAGACATGTAATCAAGTGGCTTTTCCTCTCCCTCATGGCGCTTCGTGATGTCATCTTCCAGAGTCTAATGGGCTGGAACAGCGGGTCCATGGCTCTCCGTCTGTATGAGCATCACAAGCGCGTCCTCTACCTTCACAGCTCCAGGTGTGCGCACAATTCCCCTCCAGAAATCAGAGCTACCTGGAGCGTTCTCATTCTAAtgacctgcttccttttcttctactgGTCAgatttcattctctccttctacactGGTTTCACAGTGACACATGATTCCATTTCACTAAATGTTAAGACATTTTTAGAACTTGGTTATGCTGGTTTTAGCCCCTATGTTCTGATTAGCAGATACATCCATGCTTGTAATGTCCTGCACACTCACTGA
- the LOC102001184 gene encoding LOW QUALITY PROTEIN: vomeronasal type-1 receptor 4-like (The sequence of the model RefSeq protein was modified relative to this genomic sequence to represent the inferred CDS: deleted 2 bases in 1 codon) → MFLKFIKQIVFLFMAVFGTLGNISISVNYMSSWCRGPEKKPIHLILIHLAFTNIIILLAKGLPKTMVTFGLRNFLDDIGCKIIVYLSRVARGVSICTSGLLTVVQAIIISPRTSGWRRLRPQSAWHILPIFSFFWILNALIGMNLIHSITSLNISQFKSEDGYCYFMLESQQTKWIVLPLMVLRDAVFQAAMGVASGYMVLLLHKHHQHVLYLQNSKLLYRTPPELRAAQSVLILMLCFVFFYWADCAVSLFLSLSLAEKSLMPNVQKFLALGYATFSPLVLIHRDGLLPECCKKLRNSLSCFCSLTVEELSLLQYCR, encoded by the exons atgtttttgaaatttattaagCAAATAGTTTTCCTCTTCATGGCTGTGTTTGGAACTCTGGGgaacatttctatttctgtgaattaTATGAGCAGTTGGTGCAGAGGACCTGAGAAGAAACCCATACATCTTATTCTCATCCACTTGGCTTTTACAAACATCATAATCCTTCTTGCAAAAGGATTGCCAAAAACAATGGTAACTTTTGGTTTGAGAAACTTCCTAGATGACATAGGATGTAAGATCATTGTTTACCTGTCAAGGGTGGCCCGTGGGGTCTCCATCTGCACCAGCGGTCTCCTCACTGTGGTCCAGGCCATCATCATCAGTCCCAGAACATCTGGGTGGAGGAGGCTCAGACCACAGTCTGCATGGCACATCCTTCcaatcttttcattcttttggataCTCAACGCTTTAATAGGTATGAACCTAATCCATTCCATCACAAGCCTGAATATATCACAGTTTAAGAGTGAAGATGGCTACTGCTATTTTATGTTAGAAAGTCAGCAAACAAAATGGATTGTTCTCCCTCTCATGGTCCTGAGAGATGCTGTGTTTCAGGCAGCCATGGGAGTCgccagtggctacatggtacTTCTTCTCCACAAGCACCACCAGCATGTCCTCTACCTTCAGAACTCCAAGCTTCTCTACAGAACTCCccctgagctgagagctgctcaGAGTGTCCTCATTctgatgctctgttttgttttcttctattgggCTGACTGTgctgtttctctatttttaagtCTCTCTTTAGCAGAAAAATCCTTGATGCCAAATGTTCAAAAGTTTCTGGCTCTTGGTTATGCAACTTTTAGCCCACTTGTGTTGATTCATAGGGATGGACTTCTGCCTGAGTGTTGTAAGAAATTGAGAAAC TCTCTTTCATGTTTCTGTTCACTGACTGTCGAGGAACTCTCACTTCTGCAATATTGTAGGTAA